One Brassica napus cultivar Da-Ae chromosome C4, Da-Ae, whole genome shotgun sequence genomic region harbors:
- the LOC125585985 gene encoding uncharacterized protein LOC125585985, with the protein MWRKMLKLRDIAKSFYTKDIGNGRHTSFWYDRWLDRGVLFHLLGERGIIDLGIGREATVEDATLSMRRRRRHHIEVLNDIEVELNEVKNQLCNTSEDVSLWRRESGFKQEFSTHETWCILRETKSPCRLSRGVWFSQATPKYAFLTWLATLNRLSTMDRVFRWNQGVDTTCALCKTAQESRDHLFFECSYSTQVWEFLVKGILRESYRNAWEAILILISDEKMERKKLFCIRYAFQVAMYSLWRERNKLHHGEKIMPMEVLKRMLDKGVRNKLSLMRSKKVRGMEGGYNFGLVQDCRVL; encoded by the coding sequence ATGTGGAGGAAGATGTTGAAGCTGAGAGATATAGCAAAGAGTTTTTATACGAAGGATATTGGGAATGGTCGGCATACATCTTTTTGGTATGATAGATGGCTAGACAGAGGTGTCCTCTTTCATTTGTTGGGTGAGAGAGGTATTATTGACCTGGGTATTGGCAGGGAAGCTACGGTTGAGGATGCAACTTTAAGtatgagaaggagaaggagacatCATATAGAGGTGTTAAATGATATTGAAGTTGAGTTGAATGAAGTGAAGAATCAGTTGTGTAATACGAGTGAGGATGTTAGTCTGTGGAGAAGAGAATCAGGATTCAAACAAGAGTTCTCAACTCATGAAACATGGTGTATCTTGCGAGAGACTAAGTCGCCGTGTCGTTTGTCTCGTGGTGTTTGGTTCTCTCAAGCAACTCCTAAGTATGCATTCTTGACTTGGTTGGCTACGTTAAACAGGCTATCTACTATGGATAGAGTTTTCCGTTGGAATCAAGGAGTTGATACAACCTGTGCTTTATGCAAAACAGCTCAAGAGTCAAGAGATCACCTCTTCTTTGAGTGTTCTTATTCAACTCAGGTATGGGAGTTTCTTGTTAAAGGGATTTTGAGGGAATCGTATAGAAATGCGTGGGAGGCTATTCTGATCCTGATATCTGATGAGAAGATGGAAAGGAAGAAGTTGTTTTGTATCAGATATGCATTCCAAGTGGCTATGTATTCTCTTTGGCGTGAGAGAAATAAGTTGCATCATGGGGAGAAGATTATGCCAATGGAAGTTTTGAAGAGGATGTTAGATAAAGGGGTGAGGAATAAATTAAGCTTGATGAGATCAAAGAAAGTAAGAGGCATGGAGGGTGGTTACAATTTTGGTTTAGTACAAGATTGTAGAGTTCTTTAA
- the LOC125585986 gene encoding uncharacterized protein LOC125585986 has protein sequence MTVSKEGSAVLQNKQIKKRGDPGKFVLSIQIGKTVFSCSLVDLGSSVNLMPYSVARHLGYTHFKPTRMSLVFADGSVKSPVGILEDLQVKVGNTSVPADFVVLELEEESKDPLILGRPFLCTVGAIIDVRQGKIDLHLGDIVMQFEMDELLKKPMLDGQTFEVDEGIDPLQPREGMIEEILTEDPLELALVRAEAEQSVENIDADGYAKMLDSARSMGRMVATLSLGEESNKDENTPTGATPLPNSPVPPNLPNDHWSELKAPKVELKPLPKGLGYAFLGLNSTYPVIVNAELKNVELHCFCVSLGSIVRH, from the coding sequence ATGACTGTCTCTAAGGAGGGCAGCGCAGTGCTTCAGAACAAGCAGATAAAGAAGCGAGGAGACCCTGGCAAGTTCGTCCTCTCTATCCAGATTGGGAAGACAGTTTTCTCATGCTCCTTGGTTGATCTGGGATCCAGCGTAAACCTCATGCCCTACTCTGTAGCACGACATCTGGGATACACGCATTTCAAACCAACTAGGATGTCCTTGGTGTTCGCGGATGGATCAGTTAAGTCCCCGGTTGGTATTCTAGAAGATCTCCAAGTAAAAGTCGGGAACACCTCTGTTCCAGCAGACTTCGTAGTTCTAGAGCTGGAAGAGGAATCcaaagatcctctcattttaGGAAGACCATTCCTATGTACTGTTGGAGCCATCATTGATGTGCGGCAAGGGaagattgatctccatctgGGGGACATAGTCATGCAGTTCGAGATGGATGAGCTGCTGAAGAAGCCGATGCTGGATGGACAGACCTTCGAGGTGGATGAAGGGATTGATCCGCTGCAACCTCGCGAAGGGATGATCGAGGAGATTCTTACAGAAGATCCACTGGAGCTTGCACTAGTAAGAGCTGAGGCTGAACAGAGTGTCGAGAACATTGATGCAGATGGGTATGCTAAGATGCTTGACTCCGCAAGGAGTATGGGAAGAATGGTTGCGactctaagtctgggggaagagAGCAACAAGGACGAGAACACTCCAACTGGAGCGACCCCTTTACCGAACTCGCCTGTTCCGCCGAACCTACCCAATGATCATTGGAGCGAGTTGAAAGCTCCCAAGGTTGAGCTAAAACCCCTTCCCAAGGGGCTCGGGTACGCTTTCTTAGGTCTGAATTCCACTTACCCTGTCATTGTGAACGCTGAACTCAAAAATGTGGAACTGCATTGCTTTTGTGTGAGTTTAGGAAGTATCGTAAGGCACTAG
- the LOC106373560 gene encoding uncharacterized protein LOC106373560 yields the protein MVIEERRRTLFTNRIASVRIHHVGKLKFPEYAGNTDPKAHVRAFRLAISSAHLNDDEKEAGYCRFFAENLTRAALEWFTRLEENSIDNFTQLVSTFLKQYSFFIETRVTEADLWNLKQAPFEPLRAYINKFREIKAKISHPNEVVALAALKNDVWFSSKFREEMAVRAPISLDDALHRASYFATYAEEVATLKEQYIANKNSVAQKNNAPKEPTTKGQHSYAINNSPQNKSSMYDPNKHCIFHDRRGHSTEECRAPLRSQNENKKTSEDTEEEEEEPATPKSHRKTKGSSNKRSWETEPETPSSPLPAPKKRVDMISWGSESHTPNRIEEQTEERVCINITVAIRTLENLNEATPPPSITRYNPNAGSPFRKIPYFKRKQKMVRIRELLERPIAPQIQKKDNM from the coding sequence ATGGTCATCGAGGAGAGAAGGAGAACTCTATTCACGAACCGAATCGCCAGCGTAAGGATACACCATGTCGGGAAACTAAAATTCCCCGAATACGCCGGGAACACAGACCCGAAAGCTCACGTACGAGCCTTTCGACTAGCGATATCAAGTGCACACCTCAACGATGACGAAAAAGAGGCCGGCTACTGCCGCTTCTTTGCCGAAAATCTTACCAGGGCCGCTCTTGAATGGTTCACGCGCCTCGAAGAAAACTCAATCGACAATTTCACCCAGTTGGTGTCTACGTTCCTCAAACAATACTCGTTTTTCATAGAAACGAGGGTTACCGAGGCAGACCTCTGGAATCTCAAGCAAGCGCCTTTCGAGCCGTTAAGAGCGTACATAAACAAGTTCAGAGAAATCAAAGCCAAAATTTCGCACCCAAACGAAGTCGTGGCCCTGGCGGCATTAAAGAACGACGTCTGGTTCTCATCCAAATTCAGGGAAGAAATGGCAGTGCGAGCACCAATCTCTTTGGACGATGCCCTACACCGAGCTTCTTACTTCGCAACCTACGCAGAGGAGGTCGCAACCTTAAAGGAACAGTACATCGCAAACAAAAATAGCGTCGCCCAAAAGAATAATGCTCCTAAAGAACCAACAACTAAAGGGCAACACTCCTACGCGATAAACAATTCACCACAAAACAAATCATCGATGTACGATCCCAACAAACACTGTATCTTCCATGACCGAAGAGGTCATTCGACCGAGGAATGTCGAGCACCACTTCGCAGtcaaaacgaaaataaaaagaCCAGCGAGGAtaccgaagaagaagaggaagagccaGCGACTCCGAAATCTCATCGAAAAACTAAAGGCTCTTCGAATAAAAGAAGCTGGGAAACCGAGCCAGAGACGCCTAGCTCTCCACTCCCAGCGCCAAAGAAAAGAGTCGACATGATCTCATGGGGGTCAGAAAGCCATACACCTAACAGAATCGAGGAACAGACCGAAGAAAGAGTATGCATCAACATTACGGTAGCAATCCGCACACTAGAGAACCTCAATGAAGCTACTCCCCCTCCTAGCATTACTCGATACAACCCAAATGCGGGGTCTCCCTTTAGGAAAATCCCCTACTTCAAGCGAAAGCAGAAGATGGTCAGAATCCGCGAACTGCTAGAAAGACCGATTGCCCCACAAATTCAGAAGAAAGACAACATGTGA
- the LOC106404881 gene encoding protein LITTLE ZIPPER 2-like has product MCLRSSESFPGTRTPTMTSASRHNKRKPKTQIHLRVLSLTRRRRILRAEKEMEMRNMKLFLENQSIIRENEALTKKALLLHQENNALFSLLHP; this is encoded by the exons ATGTGTCTGAGATCTTCAGAATCATTCCCAGGCACACGCACACCCACGATGACATCAGCTTCGCGCCACAACAAACGTAAACCTAAGACACAAATCCATCTCCGTGTCCTTAGTCTCACCAG GAGGAGAAGAATACTGAGGgcagagaaggagatggagatGAGAAACATGAAGCTTTTTCTAGAGAATCAAAGCATCATACGAGAGAATGAGGCCCTAACGAAGAAAGCTCTTCTTCTCCACCAAGAAAACAATGCTctcttctctctgcttcatcCATAA
- the LOC106405353 gene encoding 4-hydroxy-tetrahydrodipicolinate synthase 1, chloroplastic, giving the protein MAALKGYGLISIDSALHFPRPHQFEGYKRRNLKWVSPKAAVVPNFHLPMRSLEDKNRTNTEDIRSLKVITAIKTPYLPDGRFDLEAYDELVNTQIIKGAEGVIVGGTTGEGQLMSWDEHIMLIGHTVNCFGARIKVIGNTGSNSTREAIHATEQGFAVGMHAALHINPYYGKTSIEGMTAHFQTVLHMGPTIIYNVPGRTNQDIPPQVIFKLSGNVNLAGVKECVGNDRVEEYTEKGIVVWSGNDDQCHDSRWDHGATGVISVVSNLVPGLVRKLMFEGRDSALNAKLLPLVDWVFQEPNPIGVNTALAQLGVARPVFRLPYVPLPVSKRVEFVKLVEEIGREHFVGERDVQVLDDDDFILIGRY; this is encoded by the exons ATGGCAGCTTTGAAAGGTTACGGCTTGATCTCCATCGACTCTGCCCTCCATTTCCCTCGCCCACATCAATTCGAGGGCTACAAGAG AAGGAATCTTAAATGGGTCTCTCCAAAAGCAGCTGTAGTACCTAACTTCCATCTCCCAATGCGCAGTCTCGAAGACAAAAACAG GACGAACACAGAAGACATAAGGTCCCTCAAAGTGATCACAGCCATCAAAACCCCATATCTCCCCGACGGAAGATTCGACCTCGAAGCATACGACGAGCTAGTCAACACCCAAATAATCAAAGGCGCAGAAGGCGTGATCGTCGGCGGAACAACCGGCGAAGGCCAGCTGATGAGCTGGGACGAACACATAATGCTCATAGGCCACACCGTGAACTGCTTCGGCGCGAGAATCAAAGTCATTGGGAACACCGGAAGCAACTCAACAAGAGAAGCCATCCACGCCACCGAGCAAGGGTTCGCCGTGGGGATGCACGCTGCTCTCCACATCAACCCTTACTACGGCAAAACATCTATAGAAGGCATGACTGCTCACTTTCAAACCGTTCTTCACATGGGACCGACGATTATATACAATGTACCTGGTCGAACGAATCAAGACATACCTCCACAGGTTATCTTTAAGCTCTCTGGGAATGTTAACTTGGCTGGTGTTAAGGAGTGTGTGGGTAATGATAGAGTTGAGGAGTATACTGAGAAGGGTATTGTTGTGTGGAGTGGGAATGATGATCAGTGCCATGACTCTAGGTGGGATCATGGAGCTACTGGTGTTATATCGGTTGTTAGCAACTTGGTTCCGGGGTTGGTGAGGAAGTTAATGTTTGAAGGGAGAGACTCTGCGTTGAACGCGAAGCTTCTGCCTTTAGTGGATTGGGTGTTCCAAGAACCGAATCCTATTGGGGTGAACACAGCTTTGGCGCAGCTAGGAGTTGCTAGACCGGTGTTTAGGCTGCCTTATGTGCCGTTGCCTGTGTCCAAAAGGGTTGAGTTTGTTAAGCTGGTGGAGGAGATTGGGAGGGAGCATTTTGTGGGGGAGAGAGATGTTCAGGTgcttgatgatgatgacttcATTTTAATCGGCAGGTATTAG